One Fibrobacter sp. DNA segment encodes these proteins:
- a CDS encoding ABC transporter ATP-binding protein, giving the protein MVDVKGLLKTYTDDAGTFEVLRGISLQIERGQIVGLLGVSGAGKTTLLQILGGLDSFNSGDVKVCGKNPGTMSPMELAEFRNRHIGFVFQFHHLLPDFTAIENVIIPGLILRKPRAECIKKANNLLEIFGLEKRKGHFPAELSGGERQRVALARALFNDPWLVLADEPTGNLDRGNGELLLELFKKANRELNQTFLIATHNHQLTTDMHRVITLDDGRIVQTRG; this is encoded by the coding sequence ATTGTTGATGTAAAGGGGCTTCTGAAGACATATACCGATGATGCTGGGACCTTCGAGGTGCTCAGGGGTATCTCACTGCAGATCGAGAGGGGCCAGATAGTGGGGCTTCTGGGGGTTTCCGGGGCAGGGAAGACGACTCTTCTGCAGATTCTCGGCGGACTTGACAGTTTTAATTCCGGTGATGTGAAGGTTTGCGGGAAGAACCCGGGCACGATGAGTCCGATGGAGCTTGCGGAGTTCAGAAACCGTCATATAGGGTTTGTTTTCCAGTTTCATCATCTTCTGCCTGATTTTACCGCCATCGAGAACGTCATAATTCCGGGACTGATACTGCGGAAACCCAGGGCAGAGTGTATAAAAAAAGCGAACAACCTTCTTGAGATCTTCGGACTGGAGAAGCGCAAAGGACATTTTCCCGCGGAACTCTCCGGAGGAGAGCGGCAGAGAGTGGCACTGGCCAGGGCTCTGTTTAATGATCCCTGGCTTGTACTGGCAGATGAACCCACGGGGAATCTTGATAGAGGCAACGGGGAACTGCTTCTTGAACTTTTCAAAAAAGCCAACCGTGAGCTGAACCAGACATTTCTTATTGCCACCCATAACCATCAATTGACTACTGATATGCATCGGGTCATTACTCTCGATGACGGGAGAATTGTGCAGACAAGGGGCTGA
- a CDS encoding C_GCAxxG_C_C family protein: protein MNRIEKAVGKFKEGFNCAQSVLYSYADELGLPDDLAMKIATGFGGGMGRTQEVCGAVTGALMVIGMIYGRGSGEGKEKQEITYSKVQLFLNSFIDQFGNVNCKSLLDGCCLLDPDGQKAFKDNNLIERCYEYVRASCRILDQIVINPE from the coding sequence ATGAACAGAATAGAAAAAGCGGTCGGCAAATTCAAAGAGGGCTTCAATTGTGCGCAATCGGTTCTTTACTCTTATGCCGATGAACTGGGTTTACCGGATGATCTGGCGATGAAAATAGCAACGGGCTTTGGCGGTGGAATGGGAAGGACACAGGAAGTATGTGGTGCAGTAACAGGAGCCTTGATGGTTATTGGAATGATTTACGGGAGAGGAAGCGGAGAGGGGAAGGAAAAACAGGAAATCACATATTCAAAAGTTCAACTTTTCCTAAACTCTTTTATCGATCAATTCGGAAATGTTAACTGCAAAAGTCTTCTGGACGGATGCTGCTTACTTGATCCTGATGGTCAAAAGGCTTTTAAAGACAACAATCTTATTGAACGGTGTTATGAATATGTAAGGGCTTCTTGTAGAATACTTGATCAGATTGTAATTAACCCGGAGTAG